In a genomic window of Caloenas nicobarica isolate bCalNic1 chromosome 1, bCalNic1.hap1, whole genome shotgun sequence:
- the TIGAR gene encoding fructose-2,6-bisphosphatase TIGAR, with translation MVRFGLTVVRHGETRFNKDKILQGQGVDEPLSVTGFRQADAAGVFLSNVKFTHAFSSDLLRAKQTAATILGKNKFCRDLEIKYDARLRERKYGVAEGRPLTDLKAMAKAAGEQCPSYTPSGGETLDEVRERARDFFEFLCQLAVGLEQKEQDMHGAASGSSGTSEEQLVFPWTNHCSEAELSSENSGASKILDANILVVSHGAYMRNWIGYFVSDLNCTLPTNLTKSQLSSVSPNTGVSHFIVKLENGNLLKPEITCVCLNQDSHLVDVGAECVASKVF, from the exons ATGGTTCGCTTCGGGCTGACCGTCGTCCGGCA TGGAGAAACAAGATTCAACAAAGACAAGATACTGCAAG gtCAAGGAGTGGATGAGCCGCTCTCTGTAACTGGTTTCAGACAAGCAGATGCTGCTGGTGTATTTCTCAGTAATGTGAAGTTTACGCATGCCTTCTCAAGTGACCTCCTTCGAGCAAAGCAG ACTGCTGCCACAATtctaggaaaaaataagttttgcaGAGATTTGGAAATCAAGTATGATGCAAGACTTCGAGAGAGA AAATACGGAGTTGCAGAAGGAAGGCCTTTGACTGACCTCAAGGCTATGgcaaaagctgctggagagcagtGTCCTTCATACACACCTTCCGGAGGAGAAACACTGGATGAA GTAAGAGAACGTGCAAGGGATTTTTTTGAATTTCTGTGTCAGCTAGCTGTTGGATTGGAACAGAAAGAACAAGACATGCATGGTGCAGCAAGTGGAAGCTCAGGAACTTCTGAAGAACAGTTAGTTTTCCCTTGGACAAACCACTGTAGCGAAGCAGAACTTAGCTCTGAAAACAGTGGAGCTTCTAAAATATTAGATGCCAATATATTAGTGGTGAGTCATGGAGCCTACATGAGGAACTGGATTGgttattttgtttcagatcTCAACTGTACTTTGCCAACAAATTTAACAAAGTCTCAGTTGTCTTCGGTCAGTCCCAATACAGGAGTTAGTCACTTCATTGTAAAacttgaaaatggaaatttgttAAAACCTGAAATCACATGTGTTTGTCTTAATCAAGACTCTCACTTAGTAGATGTGGGAGCCGAATGTGTAGCTTCAAAAGTGTTTTAG